The Oncorhynchus kisutch isolate 150728-3 linkage group LG8, Okis_V2, whole genome shotgun sequence DNA segment ACCGGCCTGATTGAGGAGGAGCTGATCCACATCGGACAGGTGGCCTCTTCAGTGCCAGTCGACGACTTCACCATCCATGGTGGTGGGAAACCCTCGTGACCGTAGCATAAATATTACATAATAATATATGTATTTCTTGAGGTAGGGAGGACCAAAAGAGTGAACACATGGTTTTTCAATAACTGGCTTTGAACACATTTGACGGCACCTTTGTTTTCTGTGCATACAGTAACATGTACACACCATAAGATTAGAGCGGTTTTAGGTGAGGACAGATTCCAAAAAGACTGCCTCGTTACCTGGTGATGAACGTCTGGTTTTCTGCTACTCCGCAGGTCTGAGCCGTATCTTGAAGGCCCAAGGGGAGATGATCAAAAACCGCACAGTGGACTGGGCCCTGGGGGAGTATATGGCATTTGGCTCACTGCTCAAAGAGGGCATCCATGTTCGCCTCAGCGGCCAGGATGTGGAGAGAGGCACCTtca contains these protein-coding regions:
- the LOC116374749 gene encoding 2-oxoglutarate dehydrogenase, mitochondrial-like, with the translated sequence MYKWHDFSVCSLQWYTVTEQCACLCAGFFNLDGKPKSLTCPTTGLIEEELIHIGQVASSVPVDDFTIHGGLSRILKAQGEMIKNRTVDWALGEYMAFGSLLKEGIHVRLSGQDVERGTFR